A region from the Halomarina litorea genome encodes:
- a CDS encoding GvpL/GvpF family gas vesicle protein, whose amino-acid sequence MSDSHLYTYGVVEDDDPLDLSVDGVEGADRVYTVSHGPLAAVVTDIGTMDPERTDENARAHDDVLQAVLETGRTIVPMRFGMTFKNGRALKSVLRGGRRAFTKSLREIDGAVEMGVKLVADEGASLDREAVVADVADRLRAVSDEESENDLFSDRLVFNRSYLVDRADREAFDDAVSAIDDDYGEDLTVQYTGPWAPYNFVDIEIGAKR is encoded by the coding sequence ATGAGCGATTCACATCTCTACACGTACGGGGTGGTCGAGGACGACGACCCCCTCGACCTCTCCGTCGACGGCGTCGAGGGGGCCGACCGTGTCTACACGGTCAGCCACGGCCCGCTGGCGGCAGTCGTCACCGACATCGGGACGATGGACCCCGAACGGACCGACGAGAACGCCCGCGCGCACGACGACGTGTTGCAGGCCGTTCTGGAGACCGGGCGGACCATCGTGCCGATGCGCTTTGGGATGACGTTCAAGAACGGGCGGGCGCTGAAGTCCGTCCTCCGCGGGGGTCGTCGGGCGTTCACGAAGTCGCTCCGCGAGATAGACGGGGCCGTCGAGATGGGCGTCAAACTCGTCGCCGACGAGGGCGCTTCCCTCGACCGCGAGGCCGTCGTCGCGGACGTCGCCGACCGCCTGCGCGCGGTCAGCGACGAGGAGTCCGAGAACGACCTCTTCAGCGACCGCCTCGTGTTCAACCGGTCGTACCTCGTCGACCGCGCCGACCGCGAGGCGTTCGACGACGCCGTCAGCGCCATCGACGACGACTATGGCGAGGACCTCACGGTACAGTACACGGGACCGTGGGCACCGTACAACTTCGTCGACATCGAAATCGGGGCCAAGCGCTGA
- the gvpG gene encoding gas vesicle protein GvpG: MFIVDDLLLKPLVTVLNVIHSMAIEEMYDTGAIRDEMKENRLLYELGEYSEEEYERRRAELEAQLDVAERAREQLSGRVEVKR; this comes from the coding sequence ATGTTCATCGTTGACGACCTCCTGCTCAAACCGCTCGTCACGGTGCTCAACGTCATCCACTCGATGGCCATCGAGGAGATGTACGACACGGGCGCCATCCGGGACGAGATGAAGGAGAACCGCCTGCTGTACGAACTCGGCGAGTACTCCGAGGAGGAGTACGAACGGCGGCGGGCGGAACTGGAGGCGCAACTCGACGTGGCCGAGCGCGCCCGCGAGCAACTCAGCGGCCGGGTGGAGGTGAAGCGATGA
- a CDS encoding gas vesicle protein GvpJ yields MLLDKGIVINADIAVTVGETELLGIHIRAALASFETAAKYGLQFPDGTDMRRVEEASGRSQMHSKGGSPISVRSPGTTGISPAPRGGERPGDEDDGSDEDDEETGASDGGESSSPEEKGEETTPNDGEATEDPDADDEREAPSDDEGGEQEAESESGGEDA; encoded by the coding sequence ATGCTCCTCGACAAGGGCATCGTCATCAACGCCGACATCGCGGTGACCGTCGGCGAGACGGAACTGCTCGGCATCCACATTCGGGCGGCGCTGGCCTCCTTCGAGACGGCCGCGAAGTACGGCCTGCAGTTCCCCGACGGGACGGACATGCGCCGCGTCGAGGAGGCCTCGGGACGCTCCCAGATGCACTCCAAGGGCGGGTCGCCCATCTCGGTGCGCAGTCCGGGGACGACCGGTATCTCGCCCGCGCCGCGCGGCGGGGAGCGTCCCGGCGACGAAGACGACGGTAGCGACGAAGACGACGAGGAGACGGGGGCCTCCGACGGTGGCGAGTCTTCGTCGCCGGAGGAGAAGGGAGAGGAGACGACCCCGAACGACGGCGAGGCAACAGAGGACCCGGACGCTGACGACGAGCGGGAGGCACCGTCCGACGACGAGGGGGGCGAGCAGGAAGCCGAGAGCGAAAGCGGGGGCGAGGACGCGTGA
- the gvpK gene encoding gas vesicle protein GvpK, with the protein MTHIDIDGEDAADGLVALVVAVVELLVEAMEREALRRMESGDLTDEEVERLGQQFAALEAEVERMKDDHDVGDHVAGIRDDLDGLVRDVVSGLETPFGRPPASEAARERPDGEVSRRE; encoded by the coding sequence GTGACCCATATCGACATCGACGGGGAGGACGCCGCCGACGGCCTCGTCGCCCTCGTGGTCGCCGTCGTGGAACTCCTCGTAGAGGCGATGGAGCGCGAGGCCCTCCGGCGGATGGAGTCCGGCGACCTGACCGACGAGGAGGTGGAGCGACTGGGCCAGCAGTTCGCCGCCCTCGAAGCCGAGGTAGAGCGCATGAAGGACGACCACGACGTGGGCGACCACGTCGCTGGCATCCGGGACGACCTCGACGGCCTCGTCCGCGACGTGGTGAGCGGCCTCGAGACTCCCTTCGGTCGCCCGCCGGCCTCGGAGGCGGCACGCGAGCGCCCGGACGGGGAGGTGAGCCGTCGTGAGTGA